A part of Streptomyces sp. NBC_00557 genomic DNA contains:
- a CDS encoding AMP-dependent synthetase/ligase: protein MREFTNPPLTSAPPVGGLADVVFEHALTDPTHVALGRKDAAGRWRDVTAAEFRDEVMALAKGLLARGIRFGDRVAIMSRTRYEWTLFDFALWSIGAQVVPVYPTSSAEQCFWMLYDAEVSAAIVEHEDHAMTIATVIDRLPQLRQLWQLDSGCVQELYDAGAHLDDDVVHRHRQAVTPESTATVIYTSGTTGRPKGCVLSHGNFMFEADTMIGRWEPVFHSKKGDEASTLLFLPLAHVFGRMVEVAAIRGRVRFGHQPQLNAAALLPDLQAFKPTFILAVPYIFEKVFNAARRKAEKEGKAGPFEKAVDIAVKYAEAVEAKAWGIGPGPSAGLRMQHQIFDKLVYSKVRAAMGGRIRNAMSGGSAMDRRLGLFFAGAGVQIYEGYGLTESTAAATANPPERTRFGTVGQAIPGTTVHIADDGEVWLYGGHVFQGYLNNPKATDESLHDGWLATGDLGSLDEDGYLTITGRKKEILVTSGGKSVSPGVLEERVREHPLVNQCIVVGNDRPYIAALVTLDLEAVEHWLQMRGKPGMSPAELVRDPDLETEVRRAVVAANTLVSQAESIRTFRILAQPFTEEHGLLTPSLKLKRKAIEKAYANEVEALYRT, encoded by the coding sequence TTGCGCGAGTTCACCAACCCGCCGCTCACGTCGGCACCGCCGGTGGGCGGTCTGGCCGATGTGGTCTTCGAGCATGCCCTGACGGACCCGACGCACGTCGCCCTCGGCCGCAAGGACGCCGCCGGACGGTGGCGCGACGTGACCGCCGCCGAGTTCCGCGACGAGGTCATGGCGCTCGCCAAGGGCCTGCTGGCCCGCGGCATCCGCTTCGGCGACCGCGTCGCCATCATGTCCCGCACCCGCTACGAGTGGACCCTGTTCGACTTCGCCCTGTGGTCGATCGGCGCCCAGGTGGTGCCGGTGTACCCCACGTCCTCGGCCGAGCAGTGCTTCTGGATGCTGTACGACGCCGAGGTGTCCGCGGCGATCGTGGAGCACGAGGACCACGCGATGACCATCGCCACCGTCATCGACCGCCTCCCGCAGCTGCGCCAGCTGTGGCAGCTGGACTCGGGCTGTGTGCAGGAGCTGTACGACGCCGGGGCGCATCTGGACGACGACGTGGTGCACCGGCACCGGCAGGCGGTCACCCCGGAGTCGACCGCCACCGTCATCTACACCTCCGGCACCACCGGCCGCCCCAAGGGCTGTGTCCTGTCGCACGGGAACTTCATGTTCGAGGCGGACACCATGATCGGGCGCTGGGAGCCGGTGTTCCACTCCAAGAAGGGCGACGAGGCGTCCACGCTGCTGTTCCTGCCGCTCGCCCACGTCTTCGGGCGGATGGTGGAGGTCGCCGCGATCCGCGGCCGGGTCCGGTTCGGGCACCAGCCGCAGCTGAACGCCGCCGCCCTGCTGCCGGACCTGCAGGCGTTCAAGCCGACGTTCATCCTCGCGGTGCCGTACATCTTCGAGAAGGTGTTCAACGCGGCGAGACGCAAGGCGGAGAAGGAGGGCAAGGCGGGGCCGTTCGAGAAGGCGGTCGACATCGCGGTGAAGTACGCGGAGGCCGTGGAGGCCAAGGCGTGGGGCATCGGGCCCGGACCGTCGGCGGGCCTGCGCATGCAGCACCAGATCTTCGACAAACTCGTCTACTCCAAGGTCCGCGCCGCGATGGGCGGCCGTATCCGCAACGCGATGTCCGGCGGCTCGGCGATGGACCGCCGGCTGGGGCTGTTCTTCGCGGGCGCGGGTGTGCAGATCTACGAGGGTTACGGCCTGACCGAGTCGACCGCCGCGGCCACCGCCAACCCGCCCGAGCGCACCCGCTTCGGCACCGTCGGCCAGGCCATACCGGGGACGACCGTGCACATCGCCGACGACGGCGAGGTCTGGCTGTACGGCGGGCACGTCTTCCAGGGCTACCTCAACAACCCCAAGGCCACCGACGAGTCCCTGCACGACGGCTGGCTCGCCACCGGCGACCTCGGCTCGCTGGACGAGGACGGCTATCTGACCATCACCGGCCGCAAGAAGGAGATCCTGGTGACCTCCGGCGGCAAGAGCGTCTCCCCCGGGGTGCTGGAGGAGCGGGTCCGCGAACACCCGCTGGTCAACCAGTGCATCGTCGTCGGCAACGACCGCCCCTACATCGCGGCCCTGGTCACCCTGGACCTGGAGGCCGTCGAGCACTGGCTGCAGATGCGCGGGAAGCCCGGCATGAGCCCGGCCGAGCTGGTGCGCGACCCGGATCTGGAGACGGAGGTGCGGCGCGCGGTGGTCGCCGCCAACACCCTCGTCTCCCAGGCCGAGTCGATCCGTACCTTCCGCATCCTCGCGCAGCCGTTCACCGAGGAGCACGGTCTGCTCACCCCGTCGCTGAAGCTGAAGCGGAAGGCGATCGAGAAGGCGTACGCCAACGAGGTCGAGGCGCTTTACCGGACGTGA
- a CDS encoding aldo/keto reductase, translating to MSSKVPPIILNNGIEMPQLGYGVWQVPDDEAERTVALALEAGYRSIDTAAVYGNEEGTGRAIAASGLPREEIFVTTKLWNADHGYDAALRAFDASLARLGLDYIDLYLIHWPLPARDAYVDTYKALEKLLSDGRVRAIGVSNFLNEHLERLIAETSVIPAVDQIELHPHLQQHAAREFHAEQGIATEAWSPLGQGKGLLEVPAIVAIAQKHGRTPAQVVLRWHIQLGNIVIPKSVTPSRIKENIEVFDFSLDDEDLAAISALNEDRRLGPDPATFDMG from the coding sequence GTGAGCAGCAAGGTCCCCCCGATCATCCTCAACAACGGCATCGAGATGCCCCAGCTGGGCTACGGCGTCTGGCAGGTGCCGGACGACGAGGCCGAGCGGACCGTCGCCCTGGCGCTGGAGGCCGGGTACCGCAGCATCGACACCGCGGCCGTCTACGGCAACGAAGAGGGCACCGGCAGGGCCATCGCCGCCTCCGGCCTGCCCCGCGAGGAGATCTTCGTCACCACCAAGCTCTGGAACGCCGACCACGGGTACGACGCGGCGCTGCGCGCGTTCGACGCGTCGCTGGCGCGGCTGGGCCTGGACTACATCGACCTGTACCTGATCCACTGGCCGCTGCCGGCCCGTGACGCCTACGTCGACACCTACAAGGCGCTCGAGAAGCTGCTCTCCGACGGCCGGGTCCGTGCCATCGGCGTGTCGAACTTCCTCAACGAGCACCTGGAGCGGCTGATCGCCGAGACCTCCGTCATCCCGGCGGTCGACCAGATCGAGCTGCACCCGCACCTGCAGCAGCACGCCGCCCGCGAGTTCCACGCCGAGCAGGGCATCGCGACCGAGGCCTGGTCGCCGCTGGGCCAGGGCAAGGGCCTGCTGGAGGTGCCGGCGATCGTCGCCATCGCGCAGAAGCACGGCCGTACGCCGGCGCAGGTCGTGCTGCGCTGGCACATCCAGCTCGGCAACATCGTGATCCCGAAGTCCGTGACGCCGTCCCGGATCAAGGAGAACATCGAGGTCTTCGACTTCAGCCTGGACGACGAGGACCTCGCGGCGATCAGCGCGCTCAACGAGGACCGGCGGCTGGGTCCGGATCCGGCCACGTTCGACATGGGCTGA
- a CDS encoding glycoside hydrolase family 75 protein — protein MRLRTLTFAAASSAALLAAGVLPAHASAGSAARTAPASAQEGSVSAADLLAKVTSCSQISNGKYKTDDETSATVPVCGKNGAVFWKADMDIDCDGQRTTNCNENRDPWYQDDTAFHQSDGKPLKAESLPYVVVPSSSGIWNYSSAGIKGGGVVAVIYHNKVEYAVVGDTGPTKIIGEASYATAKALGIDPDPKTGGADSGVTYILFKNSKVSPIESHSAAVSLGDRLARQFIANN, from the coding sequence GTGCGCCTTCGAACCCTGACCTTCGCCGCGGCCTCCTCGGCCGCCCTGCTCGCCGCGGGAGTGCTGCCCGCGCACGCCTCCGCCGGCTCGGCGGCCCGCACCGCCCCGGCCTCCGCCCAGGAGGGCTCGGTCAGCGCGGCCGACCTGCTCGCCAAGGTCACGTCGTGTTCGCAGATATCGAACGGCAAGTACAAGACCGACGACGAGACGTCGGCCACCGTCCCCGTGTGCGGCAAGAACGGCGCGGTGTTCTGGAAGGCCGACATGGACATCGACTGCGACGGCCAGCGCACCACGAACTGCAACGAGAACCGCGACCCCTGGTACCAGGACGACACCGCCTTCCACCAGTCCGACGGCAAGCCGCTGAAGGCGGAGTCGCTGCCGTACGTCGTGGTGCCCAGCTCCAGCGGCATCTGGAACTACTCGAGCGCCGGCATCAAGGGCGGCGGCGTGGTCGCGGTCATCTACCACAACAAGGTGGAGTACGCCGTCGTCGGCGACACCGGGCCCACGAAGATCATCGGCGAGGCGTCGTACGCCACCGCCAAGGCGCTCGGCATCGACCCCGACCCGAAGACCGGCGGGGCCGACTCCGGCGTGACCTACATCCTGTTCAAGAACTCCAAGGTCTCCCCCATCGAGAGCCACAGCGCCGCGGTCTCTCTCGGCGACCGGCTGGCCAGGCAGTTCATCGCTAACAACTGA
- a CDS encoding SDR family oxidoreductase — translation MNDSPVALVTGGATGIGAAVTRQLLAAGHRVTVTGRTESRLRDFAEALGNPGELLTVAGNAAVFGDVQDAVGRTLKTYGRLDTVVANAGFATHDTVADGDPAGWPEMVLTNVLGPALLIRASVEALKESRGRIVLVGSVAGFVNTPGNLYGATKWAVTGLAENTRRQVTEFGIGVTLVAPGRVETPFWDGLGSLPPGHLLTADQIADSVVWAIRQPAGVDVNTVVVRPLGQPN, via the coding sequence ATGAACGACTCTCCGGTCGCACTCGTCACCGGCGGCGCCACCGGCATCGGGGCCGCCGTGACCCGGCAGCTGCTGGCCGCAGGGCACCGGGTCACCGTCACCGGCCGCACGGAGTCCCGGCTGCGGGACTTCGCCGAGGCGCTCGGGAATCCCGGGGAGCTGCTGACGGTCGCCGGGAACGCGGCGGTGTTCGGCGATGTGCAGGACGCCGTCGGCCGGACGCTCAAGACGTACGGCCGGCTGGACACGGTCGTCGCCAACGCCGGTTTCGCCACGCATGACACCGTCGCCGACGGAGACCCGGCCGGCTGGCCCGAGATGGTGCTCACCAACGTCCTCGGTCCCGCCCTGCTCATCCGGGCCTCGGTCGAGGCGCTGAAGGAGTCCCGCGGCCGGATCGTGCTGGTCGGCAGCGTCGCCGGGTTCGTGAACACCCCGGGCAACCTGTACGGCGCCACCAAGTGGGCGGTCACCGGGCTCGCCGAGAACACCCGGCGGCAGGTCACCGAGTTCGGGATCGGTGTGACGCTGGTCGCCCCCGGCCGGGTGGAGACCCCGTTCTGGGACGGCCTGGGCAGCCTGCCCCCGGGGCACCTGCTGACCGCCGACCAGATCGCCGACTCGGTGGTCTGGGCGATCCGGCAGCCGGCCGGGGTCGACGTCAACACCGTGGTCGTACGCCCGCTGGGCCAGCCCAACTGA
- a CDS encoding class I SAM-dependent methyltransferase produces MAHDHHAHSGHDARHGHAHGDDIDWGAMAATLETEAEVFAPAYARALAWLGKEVTEPGLVVDAGSGPGVISCLMAETFPGARVVAADGSAPLLERARDRAARQGVADRFDTLTGELPESLAELDYPADLLWASRSLHHLGDQRAALAAFGARLAPGGTLAILEGGLPARYLPRDIGFGRPGLQARLDAAQEDRFARMRAELPGAVAETEDWPALLTAAGLKHTGTRSFLLDIPAPVPDRARAFVAAALTRFRDVLTDTLDADDIATLDRLLDPADPRSVHRRPDVFVLAAHTVHRAVRPV; encoded by the coding sequence ATGGCACACGACCACCACGCCCACTCCGGGCACGACGCCCGTCACGGCCACGCCCACGGCGACGACATCGACTGGGGCGCGATGGCCGCGACACTGGAGACGGAGGCCGAGGTGTTCGCCCCGGCGTACGCGCGCGCCCTGGCCTGGCTGGGCAAGGAGGTGACGGAGCCCGGTCTGGTCGTGGACGCGGGCAGCGGGCCCGGGGTGATCTCCTGCCTGATGGCCGAGACGTTTCCCGGCGCCCGGGTGGTCGCCGCCGACGGCTCCGCGCCGCTCCTCGAGCGCGCCCGGGACCGGGCCGCCCGCCAGGGCGTCGCCGACCGCTTCGACACGCTCACCGGCGAACTGCCGGAATCCCTCGCCGAGTTGGACTACCCGGCGGACCTGCTGTGGGCCAGCCGCAGCCTGCACCACCTCGGCGACCAGAGGGCCGCGCTCGCCGCGTTCGGCGCCCGGCTCGCCCCCGGCGGCACGCTGGCCATCCTGGAGGGCGGCCTGCCCGCCCGCTATCTGCCCCGTGACATCGGCTTCGGCCGCCCGGGACTGCAGGCCCGGCTCGACGCCGCCCAGGAGGACCGCTTCGCCCGGATGCGCGCCGAGCTGCCCGGCGCGGTCGCCGAGACCGAGGACTGGCCGGCCCTGCTGACCGCGGCCGGCCTGAAGCACACGGGCACCCGCAGCTTCCTCCTCGACATCCCCGCCCCCGTACCGGACCGGGCCCGCGCCTTCGTCGCCGCCGCGCTGACCCGCTTCCGGGACGTCCTCACCGACACCCTCGACGCCGACGACATCGCCACCCTCGACCGCCTCCTCGACCCCGCCGACCCCCGCAGCGTCCACCGGCGCCCCGACGTGTTCGTCCTGGCGGCCCACACGGTGCACCGGGCGGTGCGGCCGGTGTGA
- a CDS encoding phytanoyl-CoA dioxygenase family protein, whose translation MDDALVHRFLTDGFVKIEGAVPAAVARECAALLWRQTGYDPDDPGTWKDPVVWVGDMAQEPFDAAANSPVLHEAFDLLVGEGRWAPRHSLDSFPLRFPHAEEPEDAGWHIEGSYLPEGESWYFANLRSRDRALLMLFLFSEVTDADAPTRIRVGSHLDVPPMLAPYGEAGASVLELGPRLAEASAHRPLAHATGRPGDVYLCHPFLVHAAQPHHGARPRFMAQPPLYPAAPCALERADGAYSPVERAIRRGLGR comes from the coding sequence GTGGACGACGCACTGGTGCACCGCTTTCTCACCGACGGCTTCGTGAAGATCGAGGGCGCGGTCCCGGCCGCCGTCGCGCGGGAGTGCGCCGCGCTGCTGTGGCGGCAGACCGGGTACGACCCGGACGACCCCGGTACCTGGAAGGACCCGGTGGTGTGGGTCGGGGACATGGCCCAGGAGCCGTTCGACGCGGCGGCCAACTCCCCGGTGCTGCACGAGGCGTTCGATCTGCTCGTGGGTGAGGGCCGGTGGGCGCCGCGTCACTCGCTGGACTCGTTCCCGCTGCGCTTCCCGCACGCCGAGGAGCCTGAGGACGCGGGCTGGCACATCGAGGGGAGCTATCTGCCGGAGGGCGAGAGCTGGTACTTCGCCAATCTGCGCTCGCGGGACCGTGCGCTGCTGATGCTGTTCCTGTTCAGCGAGGTCACCGACGCCGACGCCCCGACGCGGATCCGGGTCGGCTCCCATCTGGACGTGCCACCAATGCTGGCGCCGTACGGCGAGGCGGGGGCGTCCGTCCTGGAGCTCGGCCCCCGGCTGGCCGAGGCCTCGGCCCACCGCCCGCTCGCCCACGCCACCGGGCGCCCCGGCGACGTCTACCTCTGCCACCCCTTCCTGGTGCACGCGGCTCAGCCGCACCACGGCGCCCGGCCGCGGTTCATGGCACAGCCGCCGCTGTATCCGGCGGCGCCCTGCGCGCTGGAGCGGGCGGACGGGGCGTACTCGCCGGTGGAACGCGCGATCCGCCGGGGCCTCGGGCGCTGA
- a CDS encoding glycoside hydrolase family 6 protein yields the protein MSRTRTTLLAALALVAGASGTALSTGPASAAAATVPCTVDYKVQTQWDTGFTAAVTLTNNAAAKSSWSLKWSYAGNQKVTNGWNAQISQSGTAVTATNAGYNGTLATGGSVSFGFNASYSGTNAVPSTFTLDGVTCNVDDGSGSGSGSGGGGTGGGGTGGGGTGSKVDNPYAGAKVYVNPEWSAHAAAEPGGSRISNQPTAVWLDRIATINGVGGGMGLRDHLNEALKQKGSGDLVVQLVIYDLPGRDCAALASNGELGPNDIDKYKTQYIDPIASILADPAYASLRIATVIEPDSLPNLVTNAGGTNTSTANCETMKANGNYEKGVSYALQKLGAIPNVYNYIDAGHHGWLGWDTNLGPSVQEFYKVATTNGAGVNDVTGFIVNTANYSPTKEPYFKVTDTVNGTTVRQSKWVDWNQYVDEQSYALGLRDKLVAAGFNSGLGMLIDTSRNGWGGSARPTGPGPLTSVDDYVNGSRIDRRVHVGNWCNQSGAGLGERPAAAPAAGIDAYVWVKPPGESDGSSTAISNDEGKGFDQMCDPTYGGNSRNGNNPTGALPNAPLAGHWFSAEFQQLMQNAYPPLS from the coding sequence ATGAGTCGTACCAGAACAACGCTGCTCGCCGCCCTGGCACTGGTCGCCGGGGCCTCCGGGACGGCGCTCAGCACCGGCCCGGCCTCCGCCGCGGCCGCCACCGTCCCCTGCACCGTGGACTACAAGGTGCAGACCCAGTGGGACACCGGTTTCACCGCCGCCGTCACCCTCACCAACAACGCGGCCGCCAAGTCCAGCTGGTCGCTGAAGTGGTCCTACGCCGGCAACCAGAAGGTCACCAACGGCTGGAACGCCCAGATCAGCCAGAGCGGCACCGCCGTCACCGCCACCAACGCCGGCTACAACGGCACGCTGGCGACCGGCGGTTCGGTCAGCTTCGGCTTCAACGCCTCCTACAGCGGCACCAACGCCGTGCCCAGCACGTTCACGCTCGACGGCGTCACCTGCAACGTCGACGACGGCAGCGGCTCCGGCAGCGGCTCCGGCGGCGGCGGAACGGGCGGCGGTGGCACCGGCGGTGGCGGCACCGGCAGCAAGGTCGACAACCCCTACGCCGGGGCCAAGGTCTACGTGAACCCCGAGTGGTCGGCCCACGCCGCCGCCGAACCGGGCGGCAGCCGCATCTCCAACCAGCCCACCGCCGTCTGGCTCGACCGGATCGCCACCATCAACGGCGTGGGCGGCGGCATGGGTCTGCGCGACCACCTGAACGAGGCCCTGAAGCAGAAGGGCTCCGGCGACCTGGTCGTCCAGCTGGTCATCTACGACCTCCCCGGCCGCGACTGCGCCGCCCTCGCCTCCAACGGCGAACTCGGCCCCAACGACATCGACAAGTACAAGACCCAGTACATCGACCCGATCGCCTCGATCCTCGCCGACCCGGCCTACGCCTCCCTGAGGATCGCCACCGTCATCGAGCCCGACTCGCTGCCCAACCTGGTCACCAACGCCGGCGGCACCAACACCAGCACCGCCAACTGCGAGACCATGAAGGCGAACGGGAACTACGAGAAGGGCGTCAGCTACGCCCTGCAGAAGCTCGGCGCCATCCCCAACGTCTACAACTACATCGACGCCGGCCACCACGGCTGGCTCGGCTGGGACACCAACCTCGGCCCGTCCGTGCAGGAGTTCTACAAGGTCGCCACGACCAACGGCGCCGGCGTGAACGACGTCACCGGGTTCATCGTCAACACCGCCAACTACAGCCCCACCAAGGAGCCGTACTTCAAGGTCACGGACACCGTCAACGGCACCACCGTGCGCCAGTCGAAGTGGGTGGACTGGAACCAGTACGTGGACGAGCAGTCGTACGCCCTCGGACTGCGCGACAAGCTCGTCGCTGCCGGGTTCAACTCCGGTCTGGGCATGCTGATCGACACCTCCCGCAACGGCTGGGGCGGCTCCGCCCGGCCCACCGGCCCCGGCCCGCTGACCTCCGTCGACGACTACGTCAACGGCAGCCGCATCGACCGGCGCGTCCACGTCGGCAACTGGTGCAACCAGAGCGGCGCCGGCCTCGGCGAACGCCCTGCCGCGGCTCCGGCCGCCGGGATCGACGCCTACGTGTGGGTCAAGCCGCCGGGGGAGTCGGACGGGTCCAGCACCGCCATCTCCAACGACGAGGGCAAGGGCTTCGACCAGATGTGCGACCCGACGTACGGCGGCAACTCCCGCAACGGCAACAACCCCACCGGCGCCCTGCCGAACGCGCCGCTGGCCGGGCACTGGTTCTCCGCCGAGTTCCAGCAGCTGATGCAGAACGCCTACCCGCCGCTGTCGTGA
- a CDS encoding glycoside hydrolase family 48 protein, which translates to MDPGRRRRAVRRWWTAVAAALALPLSMLATGATTAHAASVQCSVDYKTNDWGSGFTADLTLTNRGAAAIDGWTLSYAYTGNQTLSNGWNGSWSQSGKTITVKNASYNGTIAAGAAVSTGAQFSYSGTNTAPASFTVNGTVCAGAHQPPVTVLTSPSAGAVYSQGDAVPLAATAAAADNASISKVEFYDDTTLLGTDTSAPYTLSVSDLTVGSHSLVAKAYDSLGASAASTPVGITVASGPAVVASPTQLGVQQGKSGTFGVKLSKQPSANVTVSVARTGGNTGLSVTGGSSLTFTPSNWDTAQSVTVTADSSGTGSATFTASATGYGKATVTVTELAASKAYDARFLDLYGKITNPANGYFSPQGIPYHSVETLIVEAPDYGHETTSEAYSYLLWLQAMYGKVTGDWSKFNGAWALMEKYMIPTHADQPTNSFYNASKPATYAPEEDTPDQYPAKLDTSVSVGTDPIAGELKSAYGTDDVYGMHWIEDVDNVYGYGDTPGGTCEGGPTASGPSYLNTFQRGPQESVWETVPQPTCDAFKYGGRNGYLDLFTGDSSYARQWKYTDAPDADARAVQAAYWADVWAKQQGRGGDVSATVAKAAKMGDYLRYAMYDKYFKKIGNCVGPSACPAGTGKDASHYLLSWYYAWGGATDTSAGWAWRIGSSHVHGGYQNPLAAYALSSYPDLEPKSATGASDWGKSLQRQLEFYQWLQSSEGAIAGGATNSWQGRYANPPAGTPTFYGMYYDEAPVYHDPPSNQWFGFQAWSMERVAEYYQQTGNATAKAVLDKWVKWALSKTTINPDGTYRIPSTLQWSGRPDTWNPSSPGSNSGLHVTVADYTDDVGVAAAYAKTLTYYGAKSGDATAKSTAKALLDGMWNNDQDSLGIAVPETRSDYSRFGDGVYVPSGWSGTMPDGDKIDSSATFSSIRSFYKNDPAWSEIESYLKGGAAPVFTYHRFWAQADIALAMGSYAELLE; encoded by the coding sequence ATGGATCCCGGACGCAGACGCAGAGCCGTGCGGCGGTGGTGGACCGCCGTGGCGGCCGCGCTGGCCCTGCCCCTGTCGATGCTCGCCACCGGTGCGACGACCGCGCACGCGGCGTCCGTGCAGTGCAGCGTCGACTACAAGACCAACGACTGGGGCAGCGGTTTCACGGCCGACCTGACCCTCACCAACCGCGGCGCGGCCGCCATCGACGGCTGGACGCTGAGTTACGCCTACACCGGCAACCAGACGCTGTCCAACGGCTGGAACGGCAGCTGGTCCCAGTCGGGCAAGACGATCACCGTGAAGAACGCCTCGTACAACGGCACCATCGCCGCCGGGGCCGCCGTCTCCACCGGCGCGCAGTTCAGCTACAGCGGCACCAACACCGCGCCCGCCTCCTTCACCGTCAACGGCACGGTCTGCGCCGGCGCGCACCAGCCTCCGGTGACGGTGCTGACCAGCCCGAGCGCGGGCGCCGTCTACAGCCAGGGGGACGCGGTGCCGCTCGCGGCCACGGCCGCGGCCGCCGACAACGCGTCGATCAGCAAGGTGGAGTTCTACGACGACACCACGCTGCTGGGGACGGACACGAGCGCGCCGTACACGCTCTCCGTCTCCGATCTGACCGTGGGCAGTCATTCACTGGTGGCGAAGGCGTACGACAGCCTGGGCGCCTCCGCCGCGTCCACGCCGGTGGGCATCACGGTCGCGTCCGGTCCCGCGGTGGTGGCCTCGCCCACCCAACTGGGCGTCCAGCAGGGCAAGTCGGGCACGTTCGGCGTGAAGCTGTCGAAGCAGCCCAGCGCGAACGTCACGGTGAGCGTGGCCCGCACGGGCGGCAACACCGGACTGTCCGTCACCGGCGGCTCCTCGCTCACCTTCACGCCGTCGAACTGGGACACCGCGCAGTCGGTGACCGTCACGGCGGACTCCTCCGGCACCGGCAGCGCGACCTTCACCGCCTCGGCCACCGGCTACGGCAAGGCCACGGTCACGGTGACCGAGCTGGCCGCGTCGAAGGCGTACGACGCCCGCTTCCTGGACCTGTACGGCAAGATCACCAACCCGGCGAACGGCTACTTCTCCCCGCAGGGCATCCCGTACCACTCGGTGGAGACGCTGATCGTGGAGGCCCCGGACTACGGCCACGAGACGACCTCGGAGGCGTACAGCTACCTGCTGTGGCTGCAGGCGATGTACGGCAAGGTCACCGGCGACTGGTCGAAGTTCAACGGCGCGTGGGCGCTGATGGAGAAGTACATGATCCCCACCCACGCCGACCAGCCGACGAACTCCTTCTACAACGCCTCCAAGCCGGCGACCTACGCACCCGAGGAGGACACCCCGGACCAGTACCCGGCGAAGCTGGACACCTCGGTGTCCGTGGGGACGGACCCGATCGCCGGTGAGCTGAAGAGCGCGTACGGCACGGACGACGTCTACGGCATGCACTGGATCGAGGACGTCGACAACGTCTACGGCTACGGCGACACGCCGGGCGGCACCTGCGAGGGCGGCCCGACCGCGAGCGGTCCGTCGTACCTGAACACCTTCCAGCGCGGCCCGCAGGAATCGGTGTGGGAGACCGTCCCGCAGCCGACCTGCGACGCCTTCAAGTACGGCGGCAGGAACGGCTACCTGGACCTGTTCACCGGCGACAGCTCCTACGCCAGGCAGTGGAAGTACACCGACGCCCCGGACGCGGACGCCCGCGCGGTGCAGGCGGCGTACTGGGCGGACGTGTGGGCCAAGCAGCAGGGCAGGGGCGGCGACGTCTCCGCGACCGTCGCCAAGGCCGCGAAGATGGGCGACTACCTGCGGTACGCGATGTACGACAAGTACTTCAAGAAGATCGGCAACTGCGTGGGCCCCTCGGCCTGCCCGGCCGGCACCGGCAAGGACGCCTCGCACTATCTGCTCTCCTGGTACTACGCCTGGGGCGGCGCCACCGACACCTCCGCGGGCTGGGCCTGGCGGATCGGCTCCAGCCATGTCCACGGCGGCTACCAGAACCCGCTGGCCGCGTACGCGCTGAGCAGCTACCCCGACCTGGAGCCCAAGTCGGCGACCGGCGCCTCGGACTGGGGCAAGTCGCTGCAGCGGCAGCTGGAGTTCTACCAGTGGCTGCAGTCGTCCGAGGGCGCGATCGCGGGCGGCGCGACCAACAGCTGGCAGGGCCGGTACGCCAACCCGCCGGCCGGCACGCCGACGTTCTACGGCATGTACTACGACGAGGCGCCGGTCTACCACGACCCGCCGTCCAACCAGTGGTTCGGCTTCCAGGCCTGGTCGATGGAGCGGGTCGCCGAGTACTACCAGCAGACCGGCAACGCCACGGCCAAGGCGGTGCTGGACAAGTGGGTGAAGTGGGCGCTGTCCAAGACCACGATCAACCCGGACGGCACCTACCGGATCCCCTCCACCCTCCAGTGGTCGGGCCGGCCCGACACCTGGAACCCGTCGAGTCCCGGTTCCAACAGCGGGCTCCATGTCACCGTCGCCGACTACACCGACGACGTGGGTGTGGCGGCCGCGTACGCCAAGACGCTGACGTACTACGGCGCCAAGTCCGGTGACGCGACGGCCAAGTCGACCGCGAAGGCGCTGCTGGACGGCATGTGGAACAACGACCAGGACAGCCTGGGCATCGCCGTCCCCGAGACCCGCAGCGACTACAGCCGGTTCGGCGACGGCGTGTACGTGCCGAGCGGCTGGAGCGGCACGATGCCGGACGGCGACAAGATCGATTCCTCCGCCACGTTCAGCTCGATCCGCTCCTTCTACAAGAACGACCCGGCGTGGTCGGAGATCGAGTCCTACCTCAAGGGCGGCGCCGCGCCCGTCTTCACGTACCACCGGTTCTGGGCCCAGGCGGACATCGCCCTGGCCATGGGTTCGTACGCGGAGCTTCTCGAATAG